In Pseudomonas hamedanensis, a single window of DNA contains:
- a CDS encoding SDR family NAD(P)-dependent oxidoreductase — MTRYALITGASSGIGLAMAEALARRGRSLILVARQRDQLESIAIELTQRFDVEVLFRACDLGEPLRLSGFLLELEEGDRQIDLLVNCAGIGTCGPFLAQDWMTEQDLIEVNILALTRLCHAIGNSMALQGGGQILNVASMAAFNPGPWMSTYHASKAYVLHFSEALRIELKKCAVKVSVLCPGPTRTAFFRTAQMDSDKLNDSHKLMSPEEVALYTVRALDKNRAIIIPGRRNRWVAFVSRFGSRWLNRTLAGMANKSYCPR; from the coding sequence ATGACCCGTTACGCTCTGATCACTGGCGCTTCCAGCGGCATCGGCCTGGCCATGGCCGAAGCGCTGGCCCGGCGTGGCCGCAGCCTGATTCTGGTGGCACGACAGCGTGATCAGCTGGAAAGTATTGCCATCGAACTGACCCAGCGCTTCGACGTCGAGGTACTGTTTCGCGCCTGCGATCTGGGCGAGCCCTTGCGTTTGTCCGGGTTCCTGCTGGAACTGGAAGAAGGCGACCGGCAGATCGATCTGTTGGTCAATTGTGCCGGTATCGGCACCTGCGGCCCTTTTCTGGCGCAGGACTGGATGACCGAGCAGGATCTGATCGAAGTGAACATTCTCGCCCTCACCCGCCTGTGCCATGCCATCGGCAACAGCATGGCACTGCAAGGCGGCGGGCAGATTCTCAATGTCGCCTCGATGGCGGCGTTCAATCCGGGGCCGTGGATGAGCACCTATCACGCCAGCAAGGCCTATGTGCTGCATTTTTCCGAAGCGTTGCGGATCGAGCTGAAAAAATGTGCGGTCAAGGTCTCGGTGCTGTGCCCTGGCCCGACACGCACGGCATTTTTCCGCACCGCGCAAATGGACAGCGACAAACTCAACGACAGCCACAAACTGATGAGTCCCGAAGAAGTCGCGCTGTATACCGTACGCGCCCTCGACAAAAACCGCGCAATCATTATCCCGGGTCGACGCAATCGTTGGGTCGCCTTCGTCTCGCGATTCGGCTCGCGCTGGCTCAATCGGACCCTCGCCGGCATGGCTAACAAGTCTTACTGCCCGCGCTGA
- a CDS encoding histidine triad nucleotide-binding protein, with product MDTLFTKIINREIPANIIYEDDQVLAFHDIAPQAPVHFLVIPKKPVRTLNDLTEDDKALAGHILFTAQRLALELGCEEGFRVVMNCNELGGQTVYHIHMHVLGQRQMNWPPG from the coding sequence GTGGATACTCTGTTCACCAAGATCATCAACCGGGAAATCCCGGCCAACATCATTTACGAGGACGACCAGGTTCTGGCCTTCCACGATATCGCCCCTCAGGCACCGGTGCATTTCCTGGTGATCCCGAAGAAACCTGTGCGTACTCTCAATGACCTGACCGAGGACGACAAGGCATTGGCCGGGCACATCCTGTTCACGGCGCAGCGTCTCGCGCTGGAGCTGGGCTGCGAGGAAGGCTTCCGCGTGGTGATGAACTGCAATGAACTTGGTGGACAGACCGTCTATCACATTCATATGCACGTGCTGGGTCAGCGCCAGATGAACTGGCCGCCGGGCTGA
- the hemJ gene encoding protoporphyrinogen oxidase HemJ codes for MLYLWLKAFHIVSVVCWFAGLFYLPRLFVYHAQSEDSISKERFSIMERKLYRGIMGPAMIATLIFGGWLIYLNPSIFSQGGWIHAKLILVVLLIGYHHMCGAQVKRFARGENTRSHVFYRWFNEVPVLLLLAIVILVVVKPF; via the coding sequence ATGCTCTATCTATGGCTCAAAGCGTTTCATATCGTCAGCGTCGTGTGCTGGTTCGCCGGGCTGTTCTACCTGCCGCGACTGTTCGTTTACCACGCACAAAGCGAAGACTCGATCAGTAAGGAACGCTTCAGCATCATGGAGCGCAAACTGTATCGCGGGATCATGGGGCCGGCGATGATCGCCACGCTGATCTTCGGTGGCTGGCTGATCTACCTGAACCCGAGCATTTTCAGCCAGGGCGGCTGGATACACGCCAAGCTGATTCTCGTCGTCTTGCTGATCGGCTACCACCACATGTGTGGTGCACAGGTAAAACGTTTCGCCCGTGGCGAGAACACCCGCAGCCATGTCTTTTATCGCTGGTTCAATGAGGTGCCGGTTCTGCTATTGCTGGCTATCGTAATTCTGGTCGTGGTCAAGCCGTTCTAA
- the crp gene encoding cAMP-activated global transcriptional regulator CRP translates to MVAITPTSKIKNLDKLLMHCQRRRHAAKSNIICAGDRSDTLYFIIKGSVTILIEDDDGREMIIAYLNAGDFFGELGLFEQAGQEQQRSAWVRAKVECETAEISYTKFRELSQQDPDILYVLSGQIAQRLRNTTRKVGDLAFFDVTGRVARCLLELCKQPDAMTHPDGMQIKVTRQEIGRIVGCSREMVGRVLKDLEERNLVDVKGKTMVVYGTR, encoded by the coding sequence ATGGTTGCTATTACCCCCACATCCAAAATCAAGAATCTCGACAAGCTGTTGATGCATTGCCAGCGCCGTCGCCATGCGGCCAAGAGCAACATTATCTGCGCCGGTGACCGCTCCGATACGCTGTACTTCATTATCAAGGGCTCGGTCACCATCCTGATCGAAGACGACGATGGCCGCGAAATGATCATTGCGTACCTGAACGCCGGTGATTTCTTCGGTGAGCTGGGCCTGTTCGAACAGGCGGGCCAGGAACAACAACGCAGTGCCTGGGTACGGGCCAAGGTCGAATGCGAAACGGCGGAAATCAGTTACACCAAGTTCCGCGAACTGTCGCAGCAGGATCCAGACATTCTTTACGTCCTCAGCGGACAAATCGCACAGCGCCTGCGCAACACCACGCGCAAGGTCGGCGATCTGGCGTTCTTCGACGTCACCGGTCGAGTCGCTCGCTGCCTGCTGGAACTGTGCAAACAGCCGGACGCCATGACTCACCCGGACGGCATGCAGATCAAAGTGACCCGTCAGGAAATCGGCCGGATCGTCGGTTGTTCGCGAGAGATGGTCGGTCGCGTGCTCAAGGATCTTGAGGAACGCAACCTGGTCGACGTGAAAGGCAAGACCATGGTGGTCTACGGGACACGCTAA
- the speD gene encoding adenosylmethionine decarboxylase, producing MKSKLKLHGFNNLTKTLSFNIYDICYAETPQDQQAYVEYINQEYNAKRLTQILTEVVEIIGANILNIASQDYEPQGASVTILISEEPVTPTESQIEESPGPLPEIILAHLDKSHITVHTYPEIHPDDGIATFRVDIDVSTCGVISPLKALNFLIHQFDSDIVTVDYRVRGFTRDVEGNKHFIDHEINSIQNYLSEDTRDAYQMTDVNVYQENLFHTKMLLKNFELDNYLFGDATSNLSSEQRAQVTDRVKHEMLEIFYARNMPT from the coding sequence GTGAAAAGCAAACTCAAGCTCCACGGGTTCAATAACCTGACAAAGACCTTGAGCTTCAACATCTATGACATCTGCTACGCGGAAACCCCGCAAGACCAGCAGGCCTACGTCGAGTACATCAATCAAGAGTACAACGCGAAACGCCTGACGCAGATTCTCACAGAAGTTGTCGAGATCATTGGTGCCAACATCCTGAACATCGCCAGTCAGGACTATGAACCCCAGGGCGCCAGCGTCACGATTCTGATTTCGGAAGAGCCGGTAACCCCGACCGAAAGCCAGATCGAAGAATCGCCGGGCCCGTTGCCCGAAATTATCCTGGCCCACCTCGACAAGAGCCACATCACGGTGCACACCTACCCGGAAATCCATCCGGACGACGGTATCGCAACCTTCCGTGTGGATATCGACGTGTCGACCTGTGGTGTCATTTCACCGCTCAAGGCGCTCAACTTCCTCATTCACCAGTTCGATTCGGACATCGTGACCGTGGATTACCGTGTGCGCGGCTTTACCCGTGACGTTGAAGGCAACAAGCACTTCATCGACCACGAGATCAACTCGATCCAGAACTACCTGTCCGAAGACACCCGCGACGCGTACCAGATGACCGACGTGAACGTGTACCAGGAAAACCTGTTCCACACCAAAATGCTGCTGAAGAACTTTGAACTGGATAACTACCTGTTCGGCGACGCCACCAGCAATCTGTCCTCTGAGCAGCGTGCTCAGGTAACTGATCGTGTGAAACACGAAATGCTCGAAATCTTCTACGCGCGCAACATGCCGACTTAA
- the trpC gene encoding indole-3-glycerol phosphate synthase TrpC gives MSVPTVLEKILARKVEEVAERSARVSLSELENLARAADAPRGFAQALLAQAKKKQPAVIAEIKKASPSKGVIREDFVPADLAKSYEKGGATCLSVLTDVDYFQGADAYLQQARAACKLPVIRKDFMINPYQIVEARALGADCVLLIVSALDDVKMAELAAVAKGVGLDVLVEVHDGDELERALKTLDTPLVGVNNRNLHTFDVSLETTLDLLPRIPRDRLVITESGILNRADVELMEISDVYAFLVGEAFMRAENPGIELQRLFFPERGGPVISGSTLD, from the coding sequence ATGAGCGTACCGACGGTTCTGGAGAAGATCCTTGCGCGCAAAGTCGAGGAAGTTGCCGAGCGCAGTGCCCGTGTAAGCCTCAGTGAGCTGGAAAACCTGGCCCGGGCGGCCGATGCGCCCCGTGGTTTTGCTCAAGCGTTGCTGGCGCAGGCGAAGAAAAAACAGCCTGCGGTGATTGCCGAAATCAAAAAGGCCTCACCGAGCAAAGGCGTGATCCGCGAGGATTTCGTACCCGCCGACCTCGCCAAAAGCTACGAGAAGGGCGGGGCGACCTGCCTGTCCGTGCTGACCGATGTCGATTACTTCCAGGGCGCCGATGCTTACCTGCAACAGGCCCGTGCCGCGTGCAAACTGCCGGTCATCCGCAAGGATTTCATGATCAATCCGTACCAGATCGTTGAAGCCCGAGCCTTGGGCGCCGATTGCGTGCTGTTGATCGTCTCCGCACTCGACGATGTGAAAATGGCCGAGCTGGCAGCCGTGGCCAAAGGCGTCGGTCTCGATGTGCTGGTGGAAGTGCACGACGGCGACGAACTTGAGCGCGCGTTGAAAACCCTCGACACGCCGCTGGTCGGGGTTAACAACCGTAATCTGCACACCTTCGATGTCAGCCTGGAGACCACCCTCGACCTGCTGCCGCGAATTCCGCGGGATCGATTGGTAATCACCGAAAGCGGCATTCTCAATCGCGCCGATGTCGAGTTGATGGAAATCAGCGACGTCTACGCGTTCCTGGTCGGCGAAGCGTTCATGCGCGCGGAAAACCCGGGCATTGAATTGCAGCGCCTGTTCTTCCCGGAGCGCGGCGGTCCGGTGATAAGCGGGTCGACCCTCGACTGA
- a CDS encoding DUF805 domain-containing protein produces MSEPRYKIVFDGALQPGVDLATAKLNLADLFKTDVAAIERLFNGRAVALKRDLSHSDAQTYLQALSKTGIAARIETQTAIELNLADVHENTAAVAEPDSPYAPPRASVGESLPEFATLKPLSVEGRIGRLRFLAWTMVLSLVTLPIVGVFALLALGLVSGDSTTGLIIGAILACFLFIGFLIVSILFSVQRLHDIGWSGWLWLLNLVPFVGSFFPLVIMVVPGNTGANRYGPPPPPNSTAVKVLCSLWIVFFALIFAGGLLGGFTAVQEEYESSLESSYDSGAVSTDEIEIEVEPPVNSADDAAEAAQAPVDSAKE; encoded by the coding sequence ATGAGCGAACCCCGCTACAAGATCGTATTCGACGGAGCTTTACAGCCCGGTGTCGACCTCGCTACCGCCAAGCTCAACCTGGCCGATCTGTTCAAAACCGATGTCGCCGCCATCGAGCGCCTGTTCAATGGCCGTGCGGTCGCCCTCAAGCGTGACCTGTCACACAGCGACGCCCAGACCTATCTGCAAGCGCTGAGCAAAACCGGGATCGCTGCACGGATCGAAACGCAAACAGCCATTGAACTGAACCTGGCGGATGTTCACGAAAACACCGCCGCCGTGGCCGAACCAGACTCACCTTATGCACCACCGCGCGCCAGCGTCGGTGAAAGCCTTCCTGAATTCGCGACGCTCAAACCATTGAGTGTCGAAGGCCGGATCGGACGCCTGCGCTTTCTTGCCTGGACCATGGTCTTGAGCCTGGTGACCTTGCCCATCGTCGGCGTGTTCGCCCTGCTGGCCCTTGGGCTGGTCAGCGGCGACTCGACCACCGGGCTGATTATCGGCGCGATTCTCGCGTGCTTCCTGTTTATCGGCTTCCTGATCGTCAGCATTCTGTTCAGCGTTCAACGTCTGCACGATATCGGCTGGTCGGGCTGGCTCTGGCTGTTGAACCTGGTGCCGTTCGTGGGCAGCTTCTTTCCTCTGGTCATCATGGTCGTCCCGGGCAATACCGGCGCCAACCGCTATGGCCCGCCACCTCCACCCAACAGCACGGCGGTAAAAGTGCTGTGTTCGTTGTGGATTGTGTTTTTCGCACTGATCTTTGCCGGCGGATTACTCGGTGGCTTCACGGCCGTTCAGGAGGAATACGAAAGCAGCCTGGAAAGCAGCTATGACAGTGGCGCGGTGAGCACTGATGAAATCGAGATCGAAGTCGAACCGCCGGTGAATTCCGCCGACGATGCAGCCGAAGCGGCGCAGGCCCCTGTAGACTCTGCGAAAGAATGA
- a CDS encoding lipoate--protein ligase family protein — translation MSLPTPLTIESGLQAEQDLLASICAGDAEFGLLFWQPTDRALVMPRRLNRLPEFDHACEVSAAAGWPVLLRETGGEPVPQSASTINIALVYAPPRSEGDLNRIETGYRRLCDPICQLLDELGGTSSVGEVDGAFCDGRFNVNLDGRKMVGTAQRWRQSQGGQRPVGLVHGAMLIDDERQALVAAVNRFNEACGLEQRVRAESHIALHEKFNAPQALARLDELFRLMLARIYSA, via the coding sequence ATGTCGCTGCCAACCCCCCTGACCATCGAATCCGGCCTGCAAGCCGAACAAGACTTGTTGGCCTCGATCTGCGCCGGCGACGCCGAATTCGGCCTGCTGTTCTGGCAACCCACCGATCGCGCGCTGGTCATGCCGCGCCGCCTCAATCGCCTCCCTGAATTCGACCACGCCTGCGAAGTCTCCGCCGCCGCCGGTTGGCCGGTACTGCTGCGCGAAACCGGCGGTGAGCCGGTGCCGCAGTCCGCTTCAACGATCAATATTGCCTTGGTGTATGCGCCGCCGCGCAGCGAAGGCGACTTGAATCGCATCGAAACCGGCTACCGCCGTCTCTGCGATCCGATCTGTCAGTTACTGGATGAATTGGGCGGCACCTCGTCGGTGGGCGAAGTCGACGGCGCCTTTTGCGACGGTCGTTTCAACGTCAATCTGGACGGGCGCAAGATGGTCGGCACCGCCCAGCGCTGGCGCCAGAGTCAGGGCGGTCAGCGTCCGGTCGGGCTGGTGCACGGTGCGATGTTGATCGATGACGAGCGCCAGGCATTGGTCGCAGCGGTCAATCGCTTCAATGAGGCCTGCGGTCTGGAGCAGCGGGTGAGGGCTGAAAGCCACATCGCCCTGCATGAGAAATTCAACGCGCCACAGGCCTTGGCGCGTCTGGATGAATTATTTCGCTTGATGCTGGCGCGGATCTACAGCGCTTAG
- a CDS encoding OsmC family protein yields the protein MKARIQWAGEAMFLGESGSGHVVVMDGPPDAGGRNLGVRPMEMLLLGVGGCSNFDVVSILKKSRQAVESCEAFLEAERATEDPKVFTKIHMHFVVKGRGLKEAQVKRAIELSAEKYCSASIMLGAAGVAITHDYEIVELG from the coding sequence ATGAAGGCACGCATCCAATGGGCTGGCGAAGCCATGTTCCTCGGCGAATCCGGTAGCGGTCATGTCGTGGTGATGGATGGTCCGCCGGACGCCGGTGGCCGTAACCTTGGGGTTCGCCCGATGGAAATGTTGCTGCTGGGCGTCGGCGGTTGCAGCAACTTCGACGTGGTCAGCATTCTGAAGAAGTCCCGCCAAGCCGTTGAAAGCTGTGAAGCCTTCCTCGAAGCCGAGCGTGCGACTGAAGATCCGAAGGTGTTTACCAAGATCCACATGCACTTTGTGGTCAAGGGCCGCGGTCTGAAAGAAGCTCAGGTCAAACGCGCCATCGAGCTGTCCGCCGAGAAGTATTGCTCGGCCTCGATCATGCTCGGCGCGGCTGGCGTGGCGATCACCCACGACTACGAAATCGTCGAACTCGGTTGA
- the erpA gene encoding iron-sulfur cluster insertion protein ErpA, with the protein MSVESFTPTALQFTQGAAHKVKSLVDEEGNDRLKLRVFVTGGGCSGFQYGFTFDEDVADDDTIVEREGVSLVVDPMSFQYLAGAEVDYQEGLEGSRFVIKNPNATTTCGCGSSFSI; encoded by the coding sequence ATGAGCGTCGAATCCTTCACCCCCACGGCTTTGCAATTCACTCAAGGTGCTGCGCACAAGGTGAAGAGCCTGGTCGATGAAGAGGGGAATGATCGCTTGAAGCTGCGCGTATTCGTTACGGGCGGCGGTTGTTCAGGGTTTCAGTACGGTTTTACCTTCGATGAAGACGTGGCCGATGACGACACTATCGTCGAACGGGAAGGTGTAAGTCTGGTGGTCGACCCGATGAGCTTCCAGTACCTGGCCGGTGCCGAGGTGGATTATCAGGAAGGTCTGGAAGGTTCGCGCTTCGTGATCAAGAACCCGAACGCCACCACGACGTGTGGTTGCGGGTCGTCATTCTCGATCTGA
- the argC gene encoding N-acetyl-gamma-glutamyl-phosphate reductase, with amino-acid sequence MVKVGIVGGTGYTGVELLRLLAQHPQAEVVVITSRSEAGLAVADMYPNLRGHYDGLAFSVPDIKTLGACDVVFFATPHGVAHALAGELLAAGTKVIDLSADFRLQDAEEWAKWYGQPHGAPELLDEAVYGLPEVNREQIRQARLIAVPGCYPTATQLGFLPLLEAGLADTSRLIADCKSGVSGAGRGAAVGSLYSETSESMKAYAVKGHRHLPEIRQGLRRAAGKDVGLTFVPHLTPMIRGIHSTLYTTVTDRSVDLQALFEKRYANEPFVDVMPAGSHPETRSVRGANVCRIAVHRPQDGDLVVVLSVIDNLVKGASGQAVQNMNILFGLDERFGLSHAGMLP; translated from the coding sequence ATGGTCAAGGTCGGTATTGTCGGCGGCACGGGTTACACCGGTGTCGAACTGCTGCGTCTGTTGGCACAACATCCGCAGGCAGAGGTGGTGGTCATCACTTCCCGATCCGAGGCCGGTCTGGCCGTGGCTGACATGTACCCGAACCTGCGTGGCCACTATGACGGTCTGGCCTTCAGCGTGCCGGACATCAAGACCCTGGGCGCTTGCGATGTGGTGTTCTTCGCTACACCGCATGGCGTCGCTCATGCTTTGGCCGGCGAACTGTTGGCAGCAGGCACCAAGGTGATCGACCTGTCAGCCGATTTCCGCCTGCAAGACGCCGAAGAGTGGGCCAAGTGGTACGGCCAGCCGCATGGCGCGCCGGAGCTGCTGGATGAAGCTGTTTATGGTCTGCCGGAAGTCAATCGCGAACAGATTCGCCAAGCGCGCCTGATCGCTGTCCCGGGTTGCTATCCAACCGCTACGCAATTGGGCTTCCTGCCTTTGCTCGAAGCCGGTCTGGCGGATACTTCGCGTCTGATCGCCGATTGCAAATCCGGCGTCAGCGGTGCCGGTCGCGGTGCGGCTGTGGGCTCGTTGTACTCCGAGACGTCGGAAAGCATGAAGGCCTACGCGGTGAAGGGTCACCGTCACCTGCCGGAAATTCGCCAGGGCTTGCGTCGTGCGGCGGGCAAGGACGTAGGGCTGACTTTCGTGCCACACCTGACGCCAATGATTCGTGGCATTCACTCCACGCTCTACACAACCGTCACCGATCGTTCGGTGGACCTGCAGGCGCTGTTTGAAAAACGTTATGCCAACGAACCGTTCGTCGACGTAATGCCAGCGGGCAGCCACCCGGAAACCCGGAGTGTGCGTGGCGCCAACGTCTGCCGTATTGCCGTGCATCGGCCGCAGGATGGCGATCTGGTGGTGGTGCTCTCGGTGATCGACAATCTGGTCAAGGGCGCCTCAGGGCAGGCGGTGCAGAACATGAACATTCTGTTCGGGCTGGACGAGCGCTTTGGTCTGTCCCACGCCGGCATGCTTCCTTAG
- a CDS encoding anhydro-N-acetylmuramic acid kinase, producing the protein MALYIGVMSGTSLDGLDIALIEQTSAIKLIATHYLPMPDSLRAELLGLCASGSDEIARSAIAQQHWVELAASGIHSLLAQQQLQPEAIRAIGSHGQTIRHEPARGFTVQIGNPALLTELTGITVVSDFRSRDVAAGGQGAPLVPAFHEALFEERTGNQAVLNVGGFSNLSLIEPNKPVAGFDCGPGNVLMDAWIHQNRGENYDRDGQWAATGTAQPILLKALLSDPFFVTTGPKSTGREVFNLPWLKRHLSRLPMFSAEDVQATLLELTALTIVESLQSAQSDTQELLVCGGGAHNATLMTRLGQLLPNTKVASTATHGVDPDWVEAMAFAWLAHCCLEGIAANRPSVTGARGLRVLGAIYPA; encoded by the coding sequence ATGGCCCTGTATATCGGCGTAATGTCCGGAACCAGTCTCGACGGGCTGGACATTGCCCTGATCGAGCAGACCTCGGCGATCAAACTGATCGCCACTCATTACCTGCCAATGCCCGATTCCCTGCGCGCCGAGCTGCTTGGCTTGTGCGCGAGCGGCTCCGACGAGATCGCCCGCTCGGCTATTGCCCAGCAACACTGGGTCGAGCTCGCCGCTTCAGGTATTCATTCCCTCCTCGCTCAGCAACAGCTCCAACCCGAAGCTATCCGCGCTATCGGCAGTCACGGCCAGACCATTCGCCATGAGCCGGCGCGCGGTTTCACCGTGCAGATCGGCAATCCGGCCCTGCTGACAGAGTTGACCGGCATTACCGTTGTCAGCGACTTTCGCAGCCGCGATGTCGCGGCGGGCGGTCAAGGCGCCCCTCTGGTCCCAGCCTTTCATGAAGCCTTGTTTGAAGAGCGTACCGGCAACCAGGCAGTCTTGAATGTCGGCGGTTTCAGCAATCTCAGCCTGATTGAGCCGAACAAACCTGTAGCCGGTTTCGACTGCGGCCCGGGAAATGTTCTGATGGATGCCTGGATTCACCAGAACCGCGGCGAAAATTATGACCGGGACGGGCAATGGGCTGCGACAGGCACCGCTCAGCCAATCCTGCTAAAGGCACTGCTCAGCGACCCGTTCTTCGTTACCACGGGCCCGAAGAGTACCGGCCGTGAAGTCTTCAATCTGCCTTGGCTGAAACGCCATCTCTCGCGCCTGCCGATGTTTTCGGCCGAAGACGTGCAAGCCACGCTGCTCGAGCTGACTGCGCTGACCATCGTCGAGTCGCTGCAGAGTGCTCAGTCGGACACACAGGAACTGCTGGTCTGTGGCGGCGGCGCGCATAACGCCACACTGATGACGCGTCTGGGGCAGCTACTGCCCAATACCAAAGTCGCCAGCACGGCCACCCACGGCGTTGATCCTGACTGGGTCGAAGCCATGGCCTTTGCCTGGCTCGCCCATTGCTGCCTCGAAGGCATTGCCGCTAATCGACCAAGCGTCACCGGCGCTCGCGGCCTGCGCGTACTCGGCGCCATCTACCCGGCATAA
- a CDS encoding NAD(P)H-dependent flavin oxidoreductase: MSLPALLEQRLRLPVVAAPMFLISNPELVLACCRNGVVGSFPALNQRESSGFKAWLEQIEAGLATLDNPAPYAVNLIVHHSNPRLQADLEICVEHRVPIVITSLGAVKELVDAVHSYGGLVFHDVTTRRHAEKAAEAGVDGLIAVAAGAGGHAGTWSPFALIAEIREFFDKTLLLAGCLNHGHEILAAQLLGADLAYFGTRFIGTRESHAPDAYKEMLLTAKAADIIHTPAVSGVPASFMRQSLEAAGFDMAALQGKGEVNFGDKLKPINDEAKAWKTVWSAGQGVGQISDLPSVDQLIARLDAEYRQAQERAAQLPQRWPR; this comes from the coding sequence ATGTCGCTGCCCGCTCTGCTCGAACAACGTCTGCGTTTGCCTGTGGTGGCCGCGCCGATGTTCCTGATTTCCAATCCCGAGCTGGTGCTCGCCTGCTGCCGTAACGGCGTGGTCGGCAGCTTTCCGGCGCTGAACCAACGCGAAAGCAGCGGTTTCAAGGCATGGCTGGAACAGATCGAGGCGGGGCTGGCGACGCTGGACAATCCGGCGCCTTATGCCGTGAACCTGATCGTGCACCACAGCAACCCGCGCTTGCAGGCGGATCTGGAGATCTGCGTCGAGCACCGTGTACCGATCGTGATTACCAGCCTCGGTGCGGTGAAAGAGCTGGTCGATGCAGTTCATAGCTACGGTGGTCTGGTGTTCCACGATGTAACCACGCGCCGGCACGCCGAAAAAGCCGCCGAGGCCGGTGTCGATGGTTTGATCGCGGTCGCCGCCGGCGCTGGTGGCCATGCCGGCACCTGGAGCCCGTTCGCACTGATTGCCGAAATCCGTGAATTCTTCGACAAGACCTTATTGCTTGCCGGATGTTTGAACCACGGCCACGAGATTCTCGCCGCGCAACTGCTCGGCGCAGATTTGGCCTACTTCGGTACACGCTTTATCGGCACCCGCGAAAGCCATGCGCCTGACGCCTATAAAGAAATGCTGCTGACAGCCAAGGCGGCGGACATCATTCATACTCCGGCGGTGTCAGGGGTTCCGGCCAGTTTCATGCGCCAGAGCCTGGAGGCCGCGGGGTTCGACATGGCCGCGCTGCAAGGCAAGGGCGAAGTGAATTTCGGCGACAAGCTCAAACCGATCAACGACGAAGCCAAAGCCTGGAAGACAGTATGGTCAGCTGGCCAAGGCGTCGGGCAGATTAGTGATCTGCCAAGCGTGGATCAATTGATCGCTCGCCTCGATGCCGAGTACCGCCAGGCGCAGGAACGCGCAGCGCAATTGCCGCAACGCTGGCCACGTTAA
- the coq7 gene encoding 2-polyprenyl-3-methyl-6-methoxy-1,4-benzoquinone monooxygenase, which yields MTTQRHYSPIDRLLLQADAAMRTLLPFSGQPYRPSPAILQPDTPMSDEDTRHVAGLMRINHTGEVCAQALYQGQALTAKLPQVREAMEHAAEEEIDHLVWCEQRIHQLGSHTSVLNPLFYGMSFGIGAVAGLISDKVSLGFVAATEHQVCKHLNEHLEQLPAEDEKSRAILEQMRIDEEHHAESALDAGGFRFPAPVKFGMSLLAKVMTKSTYRI from the coding sequence ATGACTACCCAACGTCACTATTCGCCCATTGACCGTCTTCTGCTGCAAGCCGATGCCGCGATGCGCACCCTGTTGCCCTTCAGCGGCCAGCCGTACCGCCCGTCGCCCGCCATCCTGCAGCCGGACACGCCGATGAGCGATGAAGACACCCGTCACGTCGCTGGCCTGATGCGCATCAACCATACCGGTGAAGTCTGCGCCCAGGCGCTGTATCAGGGGCAGGCGCTGACCGCCAAGCTGCCCCAGGTGCGCGAGGCCATGGAACATGCGGCCGAAGAAGAAATCGATCATCTGGTCTGGTGCGAACAGCGCATCCATCAGTTGGGCAGCCATACCAGTGTCTTGAATCCGCTGTTTTACGGCATGTCGTTCGGGATTGGCGCGGTGGCGGGACTGATCAGCGACAAGGTCAGTCTGGGGTTTGTCGCGGCGACCGAGCATCAGGTGTGCAAGCACCTGAATGAACATCTGGAGCAATTGCCCGCCGAGGATGAGAAGTCCCGGGCGATTCTGGAGCAGATGCGCATCGATGAAGAACATCATGCGGAAAGTGCACTGGATGCAGGCGGTTTTCGTTTTCCGGCGCCGGTGAAATTCGGGATGAGTTTGTTGGCGAAGGTGATGACCAAGAGTACTTATCGGATCTGA